A genomic segment from Aphis gossypii isolate Hap1 unplaced genomic scaffold, ASM2018417v2 Contig00392, whole genome shotgun sequence encodes:
- the LOC126553983 gene encoding uncharacterized protein LOC126553983 yields the protein MFENITTILAYVKRIDAKLDAIGCNLYTSYSNTNVENNFLSLFPMETVESLDEIESKLISDNAFEEKLINCVTQIGGTSIHNFIKRVYSRLFTNQLATSYSWTGFRNNKQLQHLRITKIIKDVCMKNFKGTELEFETNVKNWFKNGSQRQSREKQ from the exons atgtttgaaaatattacaactataCTAGCATATGTCAAGAGAATTGATGCCAAACTTGATGCAATAGGATGCAACTTATATACAAgttattcaaatacaaatgTCGAAAATAACTTCCTAAGTTTATTTCCCATGGAAACTGTGGAATCTCTTGATGAAATTGAAAGTAAACTTATATCGGATAATgcatttgaagaaaaattg ATCAATTGTGTTACTCAAATTGGTGGGACAAGTAtccacaattttataaaaagagtTTATTCTAGACTTTTTACAAACCAATTGGCAACATCATACTCGTGGACTggatttagaaataataaacaactacAACATCTAAGAATTACTAAAATCATTAAAG ATGTATGTATGAAAAACTTCAAAGGAACTGAATTAGAATTTGAAACAAACgtaaaaaattggtttaaaaatgGAAGTCAACGTCAATCACGAGAaaagcaataa